A segment of the Candidatus Protochlamydia naegleriophila genome:
TTTTTCGCAAACAGTTCATTAAGGGTTATGAGTCTCTCATAGACGTGTTGCACGATCCTTCTAATCACGATCTGAATAAAGAATGATTTCCTATCTTGTTATCATCCAATAGCTTAAGTTTGGGGTGCCGAGCTGTGCTTGCTTGATCCAATCTTCGGCTTCTTCTTTAGAATCAAATAGCATCAATACTTTGGCGAGTCCATCGGCCGTCAAGCAATCATCGGCAATGAGGCTGGCGCTTGCAATGGATCCAGCTTTTACTTCCAATGGTTTGAGAGTTAAAGGGTTAAAAATGTGGCAATAGGTTGTTTCTTGTCCATCTTCTTTGAGGGTCCAGTATTGAAAGTAGTCGCCGCTTGTAGCGATAGCTTGATCTTTTAAGCTTACATAAGCTAGGGCATGGCGAGGATCGGAATCGCCTAGGCGGCTGATGTAGACATTCCAGGGGCGATGATGGGGGTGTAAGCCTGATGTGCGAATATCTCCGCCCCATTCGACGTAAAGGTTGTCAAATCCTGCTTGATTTAGGCGTTGGATGAGCAGGTCGACGCACCATCCCTTGGCAATTCCTCCAAGGTCTAATTGGGTGCGGCTGTCCTCTTTATAAAATGTTCCGTCTGCGAAGTGGATCTTATCCCATCCGATGCATGATTTAAGATTGGCAATCTCTTGTTCGCTTGGCATTTGATTCTGTTCTAGCCTGCTTTTCCAAAGTTTTTGCAAGGGCTCAACTGTTGGATCAAATCGGCCATGGCTTAAGTGCACTAGAGTATCGATTCGTTGGAAAAACTGGAAAAGACCGGGAGAAAGCGGCTTGATTTCTCCTGCTTTTAAACGATTTAGATGTGAAAGTTCAGAATTTGGATTCCATTTGTTGTAGACGGCATCGATTTCTTCAAAAGTTGTACGAATAAGCGCTCGAATCTGTTCTACTTGCAGCTCAGACAAGGAGTGGCCCACCAAAATTCGATAGCTGACGGTCATGACAGTCTCTTGAAAGGCTGTCACTTGTGGAGACGGTGCTTGCGTTTGGCAGCCAGCGCCGCTAAGAAGGATGAGGGCTAAAAAGAGCTTCTTTAGGCTGGAGCAAAAAATCTGCACGATGTACCTGAAAAGTTTGATGGCCGCTTAGTTTTTTGTGGGGAATCGTTGCCTGTAGCTAAGAAAGGTATTGTGCAAAAGCATGGCAATCGTCATGGGGCCAATTCCCCCAGGAACTGGCGTAATGAATGAGCATTTAGGGGCGACATGTTCAAAGTCGACGTCTCCCACTATTTGATAGCCGCTCTTTTTACTTGCATCGGCAACTTTATTAATTCCAACGTCAACGACGATGGCTCCTTCTTTAACCATGTCAGCTGTGATAAATTTGGGCTGTCCTATGGCGACGATTATGATGTCTGCCAATAGAGAAAGGCTTTTGAGATCCGTTGTGTGGCGGTGGGCGACCGTGACAGTTGCATTGCCTCCAGGAGTTGCTTGCATGAGTAAGGCTGCCATGGGTTTGCCAACAATATTGCTTCTTCCGATGATTAAGGCATGTTTGCCTGAAATGTCGATGGATGAACGCTCGAGGAGGGTTTTAATGCCCAAAGGTGTGCAGGGCAGGAAACCGTCTAATTCTCCAATTAACATTTTACCGACATTAAAAGGATGGAAGCCATCGACATCTTTTTCGGGACTGATATGATAGGTAATCCGATTAGGGTTAATGTGGGCGGGCAAAGGAAGCTGCACGAGGATTCCGTCGATTGCCGGGTCTTGATTTAAGCGCTCCACTTCTGCTAGGAGTTCAGATTCACTGAATGTGGCTGGAAGCTCGATTTTAAGAGAGCGCATTCCGACAGATTCACAGGCTTGGGTTTTTCGATTAACGTAAATTTGAGAAGCTGGGTGATCGCCGATAATGACAACTGCCAAACAAGGAGGGCGCGCCGATAGGTTTTGAACCGATTCTTTTATTTCCTGCTGGATCGTAGCGGCAATTTTTTTTCCATCAATGATCATGAGCGCTCCTCTTAGTAGAATGGAATGGGTCTTAAGTGTTTGTCAAACATCCTCTAAAAACCAAATACTTGTGTATGCGGTATTCAATCATAGCATGTGAGCTAATATCTACAAAGAATCTGCAAAGCTCCCTTTTGCATCAAATGCAAGATTTTGACAATGAACTTTTTGTGACCAGTTTGGGGAGAGCGCAGGCTTTTTTGGAAGATAAGATCAACTTTGAGAAAAGTTTTTTCAGGATTTGTTAAAATGTTCGGGGCCACTGGAGTGGGCTATATATAAATGTTTAAATGATTGAATCATTAATTAAGTTTAAATGGGCTGTAGTTTTGAGATTTTTTAGATTTTCGTGCATAAAAATCAAACTTCAGAGTAAATGGAATAATTTTCATAGGCAATTTAATGGAAAAACAAGAAAATGGAGAATGAGGAGAGGGTCTTACTTTTTAAGGTGTTAAGCATCCTCAAAAGTACAGGGTATTTGAAAAGCTAGCTTTACATGGCTTCAAAGCCAGCTTTTCAGATACCTTGAGAATTGATTGAACAAAATGAATTTCTAAAATGCAAAAGGATTTATATGAGACAGATACTTTCGTGTGTATGTTGTACAATTATGGCTTTGAATTGTTTTGCTGACGTAGCGACTGATGAAAAAACTGGGGTGGCAGTAGAGCCTTCTTTTTGTACAAAGGAAGAGCTCATGACCTATTTTCCGCAACCTTTAGTAAAAGCTATTTTATTGAAATCGAATGTTCAAGAGGAACAAGCAGCGGCAATAGCGGAAGATTTGGCTCAGAAAGGGCAGGAATTAGAGAAAGTTGTGGCTGAAAAAGCGGCTAAATTGGATCCCAATCCGTTCAAAGATTTAAGTCAGCGTGATGTGGCAATTAAAATTTATCGGGAAACATTATATGAGGTATTTGCTAAAGTCATGAAAAATCATGGAATTACGAGCGAAG
Coding sequences within it:
- a CDS encoding FAD:protein FMN transferase, with amino-acid sequence MQIFCSSLKKLFLALILLSGAGCQTQAPSPQVTAFQETVMTVSYRILVGHSLSELQVEQIRALIRTTFEEIDAVYNKWNPNSELSHLNRLKAGEIKPLSPGLFQFFQRIDTLVHLSHGRFDPTVEPLQKLWKSRLEQNQMPSEQEIANLKSCIGWDKIHFADGTFYKEDSRTQLDLGGIAKGWCVDLLIQRLNQAGFDNLYVEWGGDIRTSGLHPHHRPWNVYISRLGDSDPRHALAYVSLKDQAIATSGDYFQYWTLKEDGQETTYCHIFNPLTLKPLEVKAGSIASASLIADDCLTADGLAKVLMLFDSKEEAEDWIKQAQLGTPNLSYWMITR
- the folD gene encoding bifunctional methylenetetrahydrofolate dehydrogenase/methenyltetrahydrofolate cyclohydrolase FolD, giving the protein MIIDGKKIAATIQQEIKESVQNLSARPPCLAVVIIGDHPASQIYVNRKTQACESVGMRSLKIELPATFSESELLAEVERLNQDPAIDGILVQLPLPAHINPNRITYHISPEKDVDGFHPFNVGKMLIGELDGFLPCTPLGIKTLLERSSIDISGKHALIIGRSNIVGKPMAALLMQATPGGNATVTVAHRHTTDLKSLSLLADIIIVAIGQPKFITADMVKEGAIVVDVGINKVADASKKSGYQIVGDVDFEHVAPKCSFITPVPGGIGPMTIAMLLHNTFLSYRQRFPTKN